The genomic segment CCCACCTACTGTTATAGAAATCGGTAAGCCATACAAAAACGGTATCCGAAGATACCGTTTTATTTATTACTTACGAGTAACAAGCTTATCTAGCATACCATTGACAAACTTATGACTGTCATCGGCACCAAAGGCTTTCGCTAATTCGATACCTTCGTTGATAGCCGCTTTAAATGGCACATCTTTACGATAAGTGAGTTCATACGCAGCTAAGCGCACAATGGCTTTCTCAACTGGCGATACGTCTTCAATATCACGATCTAAATGTGGCTTTAAAAGCGCATCAAGTTGAGTCGCTTTTGTTGCTACACCTGATAGCAACTCACGAAAATAAGCTACATCAACACCGTTAATGTTTTGCTCAGTT from the Shewanella japonica genome contains:
- the nusB gene encoding transcription antitermination factor NusB gives rise to the protein MKPSERRKARRLAVQAIYSWQLSQNNVADVEHEFLTEQNINGVDVAYFRELLSGVATKATQLDALLKPHLDRDIEDVSPVEKAIVRLAAYELTYRKDVPFKAAINEGIELAKAFGADDSHKFVNGMLDKLVTRK